The following coding sequences are from one Sebaldella sp. S0638 window:
- a CDS encoding cupin domain-containing protein, whose product MDFKDLDKNMLETIIRKVVEQELGKNGNTFEKYMDKSGVGVVKARTVKPEKFDTGNPNDKVYLTDVFSIDESERLSCGVMEMEESTFDWTLNYDEVDYVMEGTLEIIIDGRKVTGNKGDIILIPKGSKIKFSAPDYARFLYVIYPANWQDTCK is encoded by the coding sequence ATGGATTTTAAAGATTTAGATAAAAATATGCTTGAAACTATTATTAGAAAAGTAGTAGAGCAGGAATTAGGAAAAAACGGAAATACTTTTGAAAAATATATGGATAAAAGCGGTGTAGGAGTGGTGAAAGCACGTACTGTAAAGCCTGAGAAATTCGATACAGGAAATCCAAATGACAAAGTATATCTTACAGATGTTTTTTCTATAGATGAAAGTGAAAGACTGAGCTGCGGAGTTATGGAAATGGAAGAGTCTACATTTGACTGGACTTTGAACTATGATGAAGTAGATTATGTAATGGAAGGAACACTGGAAATAATAATTGACGGCAGAAAAGTAACAGGGAATAAGGGAGATATTATCTTAATCCCGAAAGGGTCAAAAATAAAGTTCAGTGCACCTGATTATGCAAGATTTTTATACGTTATTTACCCTGCAAACTGGCAGGATACTTGTAAGTAA